One stretch of Tenrec ecaudatus isolate mTenEca1 chromosome 18, mTenEca1.hap1, whole genome shotgun sequence DNA includes these proteins:
- the NUTF2 gene encoding nuclear transport factor 2 isoform X1 yields the protein MGLHEAGQRPRMGDKPIWEQIGSSFIQHYYQLFDNDRTQLGAIYIDASCLTWEGQQFQGKAAIVEKLSSLPFQKIQHSITSQDHQPTPDSCILSMVVGQLKADEDPIMGFHQMFLLKNINDAWVCTNDMFRLALHNFG from the exons GTCTCCACGAGGCCGGGCAACGCCCCAGAATGGGAGACAAGCCGATTTGGGAACAGATTGGATCCAGCTTCATTCAGCATTACTACCAGTTATTTGATAACGACAGAACCCAACTGGGTGCAATTTAT ATTGACGCGTCATGCCTTACGTGGGAAGGACAGCAGTTCCAGGGGAAAGCTGCCATTGTGGAGAAGTTGTCT AGCCTTCCGTTCCAGAAAATCCAGCACAGCATCACATCGCAGGACCATCAGCCCACGCCAGATAGCTGCATCCTCAGCATGGTTGTGGGCCAGCTGAAG GCCGACGAAGACCCCATCATGGGCTTTCACCAGATGTTCCTCCTAAAGAACATCAACGATGCCTGGGTGTGCACCAACGACATGTTCAGGCTGGCTCTGCACAACTTCGGCTGA
- the NUTF2 gene encoding nuclear transport factor 2 isoform X2, with the protein MGDKPIWEQIGSSFIQHYYQLFDNDRTQLGAIYIDASCLTWEGQQFQGKAAIVEKLSSLPFQKIQHSITSQDHQPTPDSCILSMVVGQLKADEDPIMGFHQMFLLKNINDAWVCTNDMFRLALHNFG; encoded by the exons ATGGGAGACAAGCCGATTTGGGAACAGATTGGATCCAGCTTCATTCAGCATTACTACCAGTTATTTGATAACGACAGAACCCAACTGGGTGCAATTTAT ATTGACGCGTCATGCCTTACGTGGGAAGGACAGCAGTTCCAGGGGAAAGCTGCCATTGTGGAGAAGTTGTCT AGCCTTCCGTTCCAGAAAATCCAGCACAGCATCACATCGCAGGACCATCAGCCCACGCCAGATAGCTGCATCCTCAGCATGGTTGTGGGCCAGCTGAAG GCCGACGAAGACCCCATCATGGGCTTTCACCAGATGTTCCTCCTAAAGAACATCAACGATGCCTGGGTGTGCACCAACGACATGTTCAGGCTGGCTCTGCACAACTTCGGCTGA